A genomic segment from Pseudoduganella chitinolytica encodes:
- a CDS encoding c-type cytochrome produces MPGANRLPLSSLPLLVAALLFAPRTGAAPPVPDTLQQRLAPCLACHQAPARNDAFFPRIAGKPEGYLYNQLRNFRDGRRQFPMMTYMVDQLPDPYLREIASWFANQHPPHLPQPPVNATPAQLERGRTLVLRGDPARKVPACVACHGQALTGVAPAIPGLVGLPRDYVNAQFGAWRNQVRRAQSPDCMATVAARLAEEDVAAVSAWLASQPVDDAARPATALPAPLPLACGGVPAQGGRP; encoded by the coding sequence ATGCCCGGTGCGAATCGTTTGCCGTTGTCGTCCCTGCCACTGCTGGTGGCCGCCCTCCTCTTCGCGCCGCGCACCGGCGCCGCGCCACCGGTGCCGGACACGCTGCAGCAGCGTCTCGCGCCCTGCCTGGCCTGTCACCAGGCGCCCGCGCGCAACGACGCCTTCTTCCCCCGCATCGCCGGCAAGCCGGAGGGCTACCTGTACAACCAGCTGCGCAACTTCCGCGACGGCCGGCGCCAGTTCCCGATGATGACGTACATGGTGGACCAGCTGCCCGACCCATACCTGCGCGAGATCGCAAGCTGGTTCGCCAACCAGCACCCGCCCCACCTGCCGCAGCCGCCCGTCAACGCCACGCCCGCCCAGCTCGAACGGGGCCGCACGCTGGTGCTGCGCGGCGACCCGGCCCGCAAGGTGCCGGCCTGCGTGGCCTGTCACGGCCAGGCGCTGACGGGCGTGGCACCGGCCATCCCGGGCCTGGTCGGCCTGCCGCGCGACTATGTCAACGCGCAGTTCGGCGCCTGGCGCAACCAGGTGCGACGCGCCCAGTCCCCCGACTGCATGGCCACCGTCGCCGCCCGCCTGGCCGAGGAGGACGTGGCCGCCGTGTCGGCATGGCTGGCCAGCCAGCCGGTGGACGACGCGGCCCGCCCCGCCACCGCGCTGCCCGCGCCGCTGCCGCTGGCCTGCGGCGGCGTGCCGGCGCAAGGCGGCCGGCCATGA
- the rpoD gene encoding RNA polymerase sigma factor RpoD — translation MKKTPRARLVAVPGAEAVPAAPAVEAQAAAMADVASATVEATPGTPKAPVVRVRKAKLDKSATAAAGDPALPPTAPAAVSQVTDAATLASIDTSGYLLPSVKVPGRRGRKPSEFTPENDEVAALNAVERAELKAASKARERKAKGLDALGSEAGMSQEDLEKRRQQFKNLINMGKERGFLTYAEINDQLPENIVDPEAIEGIIATFNDMGIAVYERAPDAESLLLSDSVATAASDDEVEAAAATALSTVDSDFGRTTDPVRMYMREMGAVALLTREGEIEIAKRIEEGLRDMIQAISACPTTIGEIVALAEKIESDEMKVDDVVDGFVDPEETSAPVAPARAVASDDDEDEELEEEEEVDGDANGGAAGFSTEQLAQLKSDALERFAVISAQYDKMRKAGYGSAAYQKAQGIISAELLSIRFTAKVVEKLCDTLRGQMEQVRSIERAVLELCVNRCGMPRAHFIKVFPGNECNLEWVDGEVDAGHPYSIVLGRNVPAIKELQNKMIDLQERVALPLADLRKINKQMAAGEKRARHAKREMTVANLRLVISIAKKYINRGLQFLDLIQEGNIGLLKAVDKFEYRRGYKFSTYATWWIRQAITRSIADMARTIRVPVHMIETINKMNRISRQIMQETGSEPDMATLAVKMEMPESKVREIMKIAKEPISMETPMGEDGDSQLGDFIEDNTTLAPLDAALHASMRNVIKEVLDSLTPREAKVLRMRYGVEMSNDHTLEEVGKQFDVTRERIRQIEAKAMSKLRQPSRSDKLKTFLTQN, via the coding sequence GTGAAGAAGACCCCGCGCGCGCGCCTCGTGGCCGTGCCGGGCGCCGAAGCCGTACCTGCCGCGCCTGCCGTCGAGGCGCAGGCCGCCGCCATGGCGGACGTGGCATCGGCCACCGTCGAAGCCACTCCGGGCACGCCCAAGGCACCGGTGGTGCGCGTGCGCAAGGCCAAGCTGGACAAGTCCGCCACCGCGGCCGCTGGCGATCCGGCACTGCCGCCAACGGCGCCCGCCGCCGTCAGCCAGGTGACCGACGCCGCCACGCTGGCGTCGATCGACACCTCTGGCTACCTGCTGCCTTCCGTGAAGGTACCGGGCCGCCGCGGCCGCAAGCCGAGCGAATTCACGCCCGAGAACGATGAAGTGGCGGCGCTCAATGCCGTCGAGCGCGCCGAACTGAAGGCCGCCTCGAAAGCGCGCGAGCGCAAGGCCAAGGGCCTGGACGCGCTGGGCAGCGAAGCGGGCATGTCGCAGGAAGACCTGGAAAAGCGCCGCCAGCAGTTCAAGAACCTGATCAACATGGGCAAGGAGCGCGGCTTCCTGACCTATGCGGAGATCAACGACCAGCTGCCGGAAAACATCGTCGATCCGGAAGCGATCGAAGGCATCATCGCCACGTTCAACGACATGGGCATCGCCGTCTACGAGCGCGCGCCCGACGCGGAAAGCCTGCTGCTGTCCGACAGCGTGGCCACGGCCGCCAGCGACGACGAAGTGGAAGCGGCCGCCGCGACGGCGCTGTCCACCGTCGATTCCGACTTCGGCCGCACGACCGACCCGGTCCGCATGTACATGCGCGAGATGGGCGCCGTGGCGCTGTTGACGCGTGAAGGCGAGATCGAGATCGCCAAGCGCATCGAGGAAGGCCTGCGCGACATGATCCAGGCGATCTCCGCGTGCCCGACCACGATCGGCGAGATCGTGGCCCTGGCCGAGAAGATCGAAAGCGACGAGATGAAGGTCGACGACGTCGTCGACGGCTTCGTCGATCCGGAAGAGACCTCGGCGCCGGTGGCGCCGGCCCGCGCCGTCGCCAGCGACGACGACGAGGATGAAGAGCTGGAAGAGGAAGAGGAAGTCGATGGCGACGCCAATGGCGGCGCGGCCGGCTTCTCGACCGAACAGCTGGCGCAGCTGAAGTCGGACGCGCTGGAGCGCTTCGCCGTCATCTCGGCGCAGTACGACAAGATGCGCAAGGCCGGCTACGGCAGCGCCGCCTACCAGAAGGCCCAGGGCATCATCTCGGCCGAGCTGCTGTCGATCCGCTTCACGGCCAAGGTCGTGGAAAAGCTGTGCGACACGCTGCGCGGCCAGATGGAGCAGGTGCGTTCGATCGAGCGCGCCGTGCTGGAGCTGTGCGTGAACCGCTGCGGCATGCCGCGCGCGCACTTCATCAAGGTCTTCCCGGGCAACGAGTGCAACCTGGAGTGGGTCGACGGCGAAGTGGACGCGGGCCACCCGTACAGCATCGTCCTGGGCCGCAATGTCCCCGCCATCAAGGAACTGCAGAACAAGATGATCGACCTGCAGGAACGCGTGGCGCTGCCGCTGGCCGACCTGCGCAAGATCAACAAGCAGATGGCTGCCGGCGAGAAGCGCGCCCGTCACGCCAAGCGCGAAATGACGGTGGCCAACCTGCGCCTGGTGATCTCGATCGCGAAGAAGTACATCAACCGCGGCCTGCAGTTCCTCGACTTGATCCAGGAAGGCAATATCGGCCTGTTGAAGGCGGTGGACAAGTTCGAATACCGCCGCGGCTACAAGTTCTCCACGTACGCCACGTGGTGGATCCGCCAGGCCATCACGCGTTCGATCGCCGACATGGCGCGCACGATCCGCGTGCCGGTGCACATGATCGAGACGATCAACAAGATGAACCGCATCAGCCGCCAGATCATGCAGGAGACGGGCAGCGAACCGGACATGGCGACCCTGGCCGTCAAGATGGAGATGCCCGAATCGAAGGTGCGCGAGATCATGAAGATCGCCAAGGAGCCGATTTCGATGGAAACGCCGATGGGCGAGGACGGCGATTCGCAGCTGGGCGACTTCATCGAGGACAACACCACCCTGGCCCCGCTGGACGCGGCGCTGCACGCGTCGATGCGCAACGTGATCAAGGAGGTGCTGGACTCGCTGACGCCGCGCGAAGCCAAGGTGCTGCGCATGCGCTACGGCGTCGAGATGTCGAACGACCACACGCTGGAAGAAGTGGGCAAGCAGTTCGACGTGACGCGCGAGCGGATCCGCCAGATCGAAGCCAAGGCGATGAGCAAGCTGCGCCAGCCGTCCCGTTCGGACAAGCTGAAGACCTTCCTGACCCAGAACTGA
- a CDS encoding cytochrome c — protein MRRGSKLTLAVGALLLALLAGLLWPRHDAGPPPSAASQALPLADKVARGAYLARAGDCMACHTVRGGAQYAGGRALQTPFGAVISPNITPDVATGIGAWSADDFWHALHNGRSRDGRLLYPAFPYPNYTLVTRDDSDALYAYFKTIPPVRQPNAPHRLRFPYDSQVALAAWRALYFRPAAFRPEPARTAEWNRGAYLVQGLGHCSACHSARDALGGSGGELSGGLVPVLGWYAPALTSDAEAGLGDWAVGDIAQLLHTGVSPRATVFGPMAEVVRESLQHLSAADVQAMALYLKSLPRTGDSAPPYERSNAPQAVAFLQAGARLYDKHCAECHGADGRGAPPAYPPLAGNRALTMQDAANPIRLVLNGGFPPGTRGNPRPYGMPPFSHALNDVEVAQVVSYLRSAWGNNAAPVTSADVNRYRSVPLE, from the coding sequence ATGAGACGAGGTTCCAAGCTCACATTGGCCGTCGGCGCCCTGCTGCTGGCGCTCCTGGCGGGCCTGCTGTGGCCCCGTCATGACGCGGGACCGCCGCCCAGCGCGGCATCGCAGGCGCTGCCCCTGGCGGACAAGGTCGCACGTGGCGCCTACCTGGCGCGCGCGGGCGACTGCATGGCCTGCCACACGGTGCGCGGCGGCGCGCAGTATGCGGGCGGACGGGCGTTGCAGACGCCGTTCGGCGCCGTCATCTCGCCCAACATCACGCCGGACGTGGCGACGGGGATCGGTGCGTGGAGCGCGGACGATTTCTGGCACGCGCTGCACAACGGCCGCTCGCGCGACGGCCGCCTGCTGTACCCCGCCTTCCCCTACCCGAACTACACGCTGGTCACGCGCGACGACTCGGATGCGCTGTATGCCTACTTCAAGACCATCCCGCCGGTACGCCAGCCGAACGCGCCGCACCGGCTGCGCTTCCCGTACGACAGCCAGGTCGCACTGGCAGCGTGGCGTGCGCTGTACTTCCGTCCCGCGGCGTTCCGTCCGGAACCGGCCAGGACGGCCGAGTGGAACCGTGGCGCCTACCTGGTGCAGGGCCTGGGCCACTGCAGCGCATGCCACAGCGCGCGCGATGCGCTGGGCGGCAGCGGCGGCGAACTGTCCGGCGGCCTCGTGCCCGTGCTGGGCTGGTATGCGCCGGCGCTGACGTCGGACGCGGAAGCGGGCCTGGGCGACTGGGCCGTGGGCGACATCGCGCAACTGCTGCACACGGGCGTATCGCCGCGCGCCACGGTGTTCGGGCCGATGGCCGAGGTGGTGCGCGAGAGCCTGCAGCACTTGTCCGCCGCCGATGTGCAGGCAATGGCCCTGTACCTGAAGTCGCTGCCGCGCACGGGCGACTCGGCGCCGCCGTACGAACGCTCGAACGCGCCGCAGGCGGTGGCGTTCCTGCAGGCGGGCGCGCGGCTGTACGACAAGCACTGCGCGGAATGCCATGGCGCGGATGGCCGCGGCGCGCCGCCGGCCTATCCGCCACTGGCCGGCAACCGCGCGCTGACGATGCAGGACGCGGCCAACCCGATCCGGCTGGTGCTGAACGGCGGCTTCCCGCCCGGCACGCGCGGCAATCCGCGCCCGTACGGCATGCCGCCGTTCAGCCATGCGTTGAACGACGTGGAGGTGGCGCAGGTGGTGTCGTACCTGCGCAGCGCGTGGGGCAACAATGCGGCGCCGGTGACGAGTGCGGACGTGAACCGTTACCGGTCGGTGCCGCTGGAATAG
- a CDS encoding zinc ribbon domain-containing protein YjdM — translation MQYTFRFFPRFHHEHPAPCPQCGSEFSYEDGAGLVCPECAHEWSAGAEAAPDAARVYRDAAGNVLQDGDTVTVIKDLKPRGSGGVIKQGTKVKNIRLVDGDHDIDCKIDGFGAMSLKSEFVRKV, via the coding sequence ATGCAGTATACTTTCCGGTTTTTCCCAAGGTTTCATCATGAGCACCCTGCCCCCTGCCCGCAATGCGGTTCCGAATTCTCGTACGAGGACGGCGCCGGCCTGGTCTGCCCCGAGTGCGCGCACGAGTGGTCGGCCGGGGCCGAGGCGGCACCTGACGCGGCGCGGGTGTACCGCGACGCGGCCGGCAACGTGCTGCAGGACGGCGACACCGTCACCGTCATCAAGGACCTCAAGCCCAGGGGCTCCGGCGGCGTCATCAAGCAGGGCACCAAGGTGAAGAACATCCGCCTGGTGGACGGCGACCACGACATCGACTGCAAGATCGACGGCTTCGGTGCCATGAGCCTGAAGTCGGAATTCGTGCGCAAGGTCTGA
- a CDS encoding GNAT family N-acetyltransferase, translated as MVDSSPEAAAPDNPVWTALAGSQRHLAHALGDMLRFPADVAPFCAVPEEGTFVPSTDLEYLTEDAYFLGALPTVPAGWELRELSTVTQMVYTGAPVAAPPAAGVTVLDALDPAMQELTALAFPGYFRARTGIMGRYVGIRDGDQLVALAGERMDFGSSREVSAVCTHPDHAGQGYARLLIQHVMHGMQEQGVTPMLHVGSGNARAIALYEALGFVRVRQLRHARLQTRG; from the coding sequence ATGGTCGACTCGTCTCCTGAAGCCGCCGCGCCCGACAATCCAGTCTGGACCGCACTCGCCGGCAGCCAGCGCCACCTGGCCCATGCGCTGGGAGACATGCTGCGCTTCCCCGCGGACGTGGCGCCGTTCTGCGCCGTGCCGGAAGAGGGCACGTTCGTGCCGTCCACCGACCTGGAATACCTGACGGAAGACGCCTATTTCCTGGGCGCGCTGCCCACGGTGCCAGCCGGGTGGGAGCTGCGCGAGTTGTCGACTGTGACGCAGATGGTGTACACCGGCGCTCCCGTCGCGGCACCGCCCGCGGCCGGCGTGACGGTGCTCGACGCGCTCGACCCGGCCATGCAGGAACTCACGGCGCTGGCGTTCCCCGGCTACTTCCGCGCCCGCACCGGCATCATGGGCCGCTATGTCGGCATCCGCGACGGCGACCAGCTGGTGGCACTGGCGGGCGAGCGGATGGATTTTGGCTCTTCGCGCGAAGTCTCGGCCGTCTGCACGCATCCGGACCATGCGGGACAGGGGTATGCGCGGCTGCTGATACAGCATGTCATGCATGGCATGCAGGAGCAGGGCGTGACGCCGATGCTGCACGTCGGCAGCGGCAATGCGCGGGCGATCGCGCTGTATGAGGCGCTGGGGTTCGTGCGGGTGCGGCAGCTGCGGCATGCGCGGCTTCAGACCCGCGGATAA
- a CDS encoding 2-dehydropantoate 2-reductase, which translates to MKACIVGAGAIGGFIGTRLAASGIATSALARGATLAALREHGWRLNEGGVLLQAPAIAAQDAAELGVQDLVVIAVKGPALPAVAQAIGPLLGEHTVVLPAMNGVPWWFAEGPGAVPGGPLASVDPGGRIAAAIPAVLVLGCVVHASTSTPEPGLVHHKMGHGLIVGEPDGGESARARGVVAVLADAGFNVTLSARIRYDIWYKLWGNMTINPVSAITGATADRLLDDPLVAAFCLAAMREAAAIGARIGCAIDETPEDRQLVTRKLGAFRTSMLQDVEAGRPIELDSIVGAAREIGQRVGLATPNIDALLGLTRLFARTRGLYPDA; encoded by the coding sequence ATGAAAGCATGTATCGTGGGCGCGGGCGCCATCGGCGGATTCATCGGCACGCGGCTGGCGGCCAGCGGCATTGCCACCAGTGCGCTGGCGCGCGGCGCCACCTTGGCGGCGCTGCGTGAGCATGGCTGGCGCCTGAACGAAGGTGGTGTGCTGCTGCAGGCGCCGGCCATTGCGGCGCAGGATGCGGCGGAGCTGGGCGTGCAGGACCTCGTCGTCATCGCCGTCAAGGGCCCGGCGCTGCCGGCCGTGGCGCAGGCCATCGGGCCGCTGCTGGGCGAGCACACGGTGGTGCTGCCGGCCATGAACGGGGTGCCGTGGTGGTTTGCCGAGGGACCGGGCGCGGTGCCTGGCGGGCCTTTGGCGAGCGTCGATCCGGGTGGGCGCATCGCCGCCGCGATCCCGGCCGTGCTGGTGCTGGGCTGCGTCGTGCATGCGTCGACGTCCACGCCCGAGCCTGGCCTCGTACATCACAAGATGGGCCATGGCCTGATCGTCGGCGAGCCCGATGGCGGCGAGTCGGCGCGCGCCCGCGGCGTGGTGGCGGTGCTGGCCGATGCCGGCTTCAACGTCACGCTGTCGGCGCGTATCCGCTACGACATCTGGTACAAGCTGTGGGGGAACATGACGATCAACCCCGTCTCGGCGATCACGGGCGCGACGGCGGACCGGCTGCTGGACGACCCGCTGGTGGCAGCGTTCTGCCTGGCCGCGATGCGCGAGGCGGCGGCGATCGGCGCACGGATCGGTTGCGCCATCGACGAGACGCCGGAAGACCGCCAGCTGGTGACGAGGAAACTGGGCGCGTTCCGCACGTCGATGCTGCAGGACGTGGAGGCGGGCCGGCCCATCGAACTGGACAGCATCGTCGGCGCGGCGCGCGAGATCGGCCAGCGGGTCGGCCTGGCCACGCCGAACATCGATGCGCTGCTGGGCCTCACGCGCCTGTTCGCCCGCACGCGCGGGTTGTATCCGGACGCGTAG
- a CDS encoding head GIN domain-containing protein: MVRLFAAFSAAALLASGLPAAHAADDNRTLAAFRAIAIKGPIDIEIHAGKAQSVKVSGNDEFIGKLRTTVRDGELLIDYPGKANKTSDTGKIVVTMPNLVKCMVEGAGDVAIDGINEERIDLQFQGAGELTAKGRTKWLRLKAQGVGHVDTKALQAERSDVNFEGIGEVSVHASQTLNAVVRGLGNVVYYGHPKVLNKSASGLGGIKAGD; encoded by the coding sequence ATGGTTCGTCTGTTCGCCGCATTTTCCGCCGCTGCCCTGCTCGCCTCCGGCCTCCCTGCCGCCCACGCGGCCGACGACAACCGCACGCTGGCCGCGTTCCGCGCCATCGCCATCAAGGGTCCGATCGACATCGAGATCCACGCGGGCAAGGCGCAGTCGGTCAAGGTCAGCGGTAACGACGAATTCATCGGCAAGCTGCGCACCACCGTCAGGGATGGCGAACTGCTGATCGACTATCCGGGCAAGGCCAACAAGACGTCCGACACCGGCAAGATCGTCGTGACGATGCCGAATCTCGTCAAGTGCATGGTCGAAGGGGCCGGCGACGTCGCCATCGACGGGATCAACGAGGAACGCATCGACCTGCAATTCCAGGGCGCCGGCGAGCTGACTGCCAAGGGCAGGACCAAATGGCTGCGCCTGAAGGCGCAGGGCGTGGGCCACGTCGACACGAAAGCCCTGCAGGCCGAACGGTCGGACGTCAACTTCGAGGGCATCGGCGAAGTGTCGGTGCACGCCAGCCAGACGCTCAATGCCGTCGTGCGCGGCCTGGGCAACGTGGTGTACTACGGCCACCCGAAGGTGCTGAACAAGTCCGCTTCGGGCCTCGGCGGCATCAAGGCCGGCGACTGA
- a CDS encoding ProQ/FinO family protein — translation MNTSLTAQSAETTADMENPASDQSTQPDAAEGTTAAAAEGTTATAAAAPAGATSARALLKQLQQQFVPFRDCLPLSIGIDKQILASMPGVDRKLMRAALGIHTGSQRYLRTMEKATVRYNLDGSTGAEVTDVHRKHAKDTLQERFRKEAERKKAEREAAAAEEAGRRRQEKLEQLTAKFSRKG, via the coding sequence ATGAACACTAGCCTTACCGCCCAGTCTGCCGAGACCACCGCCGACATGGAAAACCCCGCGTCCGACCAGTCGACGCAACCCGATGCCGCCGAAGGCACCACGGCAGCCGCTGCCGAAGGTACCACGGCAACCGCGGCCGCGGCCCCGGCCGGCGCCACCAGCGCCCGCGCACTGCTCAAGCAGTTGCAGCAGCAGTTCGTGCCGTTCCGCGACTGCCTGCCGCTGTCGATCGGCATCGACAAGCAGATCCTGGCGTCCATGCCGGGCGTCGACCGCAAGCTGATGCGCGCGGCGCTGGGTATCCACACGGGTTCGCAACGCTACCTGCGCACGATGGAAAAGGCGACGGTCCGCTACAACCTGGACGGCAGCACGGGCGCCGAAGTCACCGACGTGCACCGCAAGCACGCCAAGGACACACTGCAGGAACGCTTCCGCAAGGAAGCCGAACGCAAGAAGGCCGAGCGGGAAGCCGCCGCCGCCGAGGAAGCGGGCCGCCGGCGCCAGGAAAAACTGGAACAGCTGACCGCGAAATTCTCCCGCAAGGGTTGA
- a CDS encoding SAM-dependent methyltransferase has translation MLIITIKQGKEKSLLSGDPWIYPSAIDKVDGKPQERNRPGATAIVQSSARQFLARAAYNAKSQIAARVWTLREDEPVDHAMMKRRVQAAVAARAAALRDADPQALVQLVDGEKDGLPGLVVHSYGGTAGYLVCQFNAGGVDLWKVPVVQALLAATGCPNVYERCDPLLRKGEGLLVKPGALAGDEPPQRLPVRDGKRVVAMDIRTGFAYPK, from the coding sequence ATGCTGATCATTACCATCAAACAGGGCAAGGAAAAAAGCCTGCTGTCCGGCGACCCCTGGATCTACCCGTCCGCGATCGACAAGGTCGACGGCAAGCCGCAGGAGCGCAATCGCCCCGGCGCGACCGCCATCGTGCAGTCGTCGGCGCGCCAGTTCCTGGCCCGCGCGGCCTACAACGCCAAGTCGCAGATCGCCGCGCGCGTATGGACGTTGCGCGAGGACGAGCCGGTGGACCATGCGATGATGAAGCGGCGCGTGCAGGCCGCCGTCGCCGCGCGTGCCGCCGCGCTCCGTGACGCCGACCCGCAGGCGCTGGTGCAATTGGTCGACGGCGAGAAGGACGGCTTGCCGGGCCTCGTCGTGCACAGCTACGGCGGGACGGCCGGCTACCTGGTCTGCCAGTTCAATGCCGGCGGCGTCGACCTGTGGAAGGTGCCGGTCGTGCAGGCGCTGCTGGCCGCGACAGGCTGCCCGAATGTCTACGAGCGCTGCGATCCGCTGCTGCGCAAGGGTGAGGGCCTGCTGGTCAAGCCGGGCGCGCTGGCCGGCGACGAGCCGCCGCAGCGGCTGCCGGTGCGCGATGGCAAGCGGGTGGTGGCGATGGATATCCGTACCGGGTTCGCGTACCCGAAATAA
- a CDS encoding head GIN domain-containing protein, giving the protein MTTTLSRRLIAAIALLVPLAAPQASPLGWLIGGDKVQGSGKVVNETRQVGRFHGVELALAGNVEVRTGSDGPITIEADDNVLPLVETVVENGVLHIRATKKKLQLDTRRLKVVVPAREIDSLGVAGSGSIVADKLRGARLALELAGSGTIDATAIEVKAVSIDLAGSGNLRAAGNAETLEVSVAGSGNADAARLAARQVEADVAGSGHATVTARQSLAASVAGSGTVSYYGDPQVSRSIAGSGTVRRAGDAR; this is encoded by the coding sequence ATGACCACGACCCTTTCCCGCCGCCTGATCGCCGCCATCGCCCTGCTAGTGCCGCTGGCGGCGCCGCAGGCGTCGCCACTGGGCTGGCTGATCGGCGGCGACAAGGTGCAGGGCAGCGGCAAGGTCGTCAACGAGACGCGCCAGGTGGGCCGCTTCCATGGCGTCGAGCTGGCGCTGGCCGGCAACGTGGAAGTGCGCACGGGCAGCGATGGCCCGATCACCATCGAGGCGGACGACAACGTGCTGCCGCTGGTCGAGACGGTCGTCGAGAACGGCGTGCTGCACATCCGCGCGACGAAGAAGAAGCTGCAGCTCGACACGCGCCGCCTGAAGGTCGTCGTACCGGCACGCGAGATCGACAGCCTGGGCGTGGCCGGTTCCGGCAGCATCGTCGCCGACAAGCTGCGTGGCGCCAGGCTGGCGCTGGAACTGGCCGGCTCGGGCACGATCGACGCCACCGCCATTGAAGTGAAAGCCGTATCGATCGACCTGGCCGGCAGCGGCAACCTGCGCGCCGCCGGCAACGCCGAAACGCTGGAGGTGTCGGTGGCCGGCTCCGGCAACGCCGACGCTGCGCGCCTGGCGGCGCGCCAGGTCGAAGCCGACGTGGCCGGTTCCGGTCACGCGACAGTGACGGCGCGCCAGTCACTGGCGGCCAGCGTGGCCGGGTCCGGCACCGTATCGTATTACGGCGACCCGCAAGTGAGCCGCTCGATTGCCGGCTCGGGCACCGTGCGCCGCGCCGGCGACGCGCGCTGA
- a CDS encoding 3'-5' exonuclease, with amino-acid sequence MTALAHTAVASEDLPPLPPYHGIALSAVHLVHTAAQAQAAQQALLAADIIGFDTESKPTFVKGQNSDGPHLVQFATDAAAWLFPIGADWSAVQPALQAILQAEGTLKVGFGLSDDMRRVRAKLGIEPVRVVDLAVALRTPGQRHDLGAKSAVAKFFGQALHKSKKVSTTNWAAPRLTDKQILYAADDAQVALRICRHWLALGNVLPPPRAPKAPRRPRAAAVQT; translated from the coding sequence ATGACCGCGCTGGCCCATACCGCCGTGGCGAGCGAGGACCTGCCGCCATTGCCGCCCTATCATGGTATCGCCCTGTCCGCCGTGCACCTCGTGCACACGGCGGCCCAGGCGCAAGCGGCGCAGCAGGCGCTGCTCGCGGCCGACATCATCGGCTTCGACACGGAATCCAAACCCACGTTCGTCAAGGGCCAGAACTCGGATGGGCCGCACCTCGTGCAGTTCGCCACCGACGCTGCCGCCTGGCTGTTCCCCATCGGCGCCGACTGGTCGGCCGTGCAGCCGGCGCTGCAGGCCATCCTGCAGGCCGAGGGCACGCTGAAGGTGGGCTTCGGCCTGTCCGACGACATGCGCCGGGTGCGCGCCAAGCTGGGCATCGAACCCGTACGCGTGGTGGACCTGGCCGTGGCGCTGCGCACGCCCGGCCAGCGGCACGACCTGGGCGCCAAAAGCGCCGTCGCCAAGTTCTTCGGCCAGGCCCTGCACAAATCGAAGAAGGTCTCGACCACCAACTGGGCTGCGCCGCGGCTGACGGACAAGCAGATCCTGTACGCTGCCGACGACGCCCAGGTGGCGCTGCGCATCTGCCGCCACTGGCTGGCACTGGGCAACGTGCTGCCCCCGCCGCGCGCACCGAAGGCGCCGCGCCGGCCCAGGGCTGCCGCGGTGCAGACATAA